A genomic region of Salinibacter pepae contains the following coding sequences:
- a CDS encoding SLATT domain-containing protein, which yields MSECESAIQSAERLRRQIWYTREARMNAHRRCRRMHWWSLGAISVISLYVLIISILPLLLNITGETSRYLYIASITSSIGILVLSVFESGKSYMVKSERFVMCGRELAKLLRKLDIVLDKGNVKYEEIENLIKRYNNVLDKYAQNHERDDFDYFRANNDHFDLGCIEKNFYIIKWNLRIYWKPVLFCLIPPVLVFLAI from the coding sequence ATGTCCGAGTGCGAGTCAGCAATACAAAGCGCTGAGCGTCTCAGGAGACAAATTTGGTATACTCGTGAAGCAAGAATGAATGCACACCGGAGATGTCGAAGGATGCACTGGTGGTCACTCGGGGCGATAAGCGTAATATCTTTGTATGTATTGATAATATCTATACTACCATTATTGCTCAACATAACTGGCGAGACGAGTAGATACCTGTATATAGCCTCTATTACATCTTCGATAGGTATACTAGTCTTAAGTGTTTTTGAGTCTGGGAAAAGCTATATGGTAAAGTCGGAGCGATTTGTAATGTGTGGAAGAGAATTAGCAAAATTACTACGAAAGCTAGATATAGTTTTGGATAAAGGAAATGTTAAATATGAGGAAATAGAAAATTTAATAAAAAGATATAACAATGTGTTAGACAAGTACGCGCAAAACCACGAGAGAGATGATTTCGATTACTTTAGAGCAAATAACGACCATTTCGACTTAGGATGCATAGAAAAAAATTTTTATATAATAAAATGGAATTTGAGAATATACTGGAAGCCAGTACTTTTTTGTCTAATACCTCCAGTCTTAGTTTTCCTTGCTATATAA